The DNA segment gatgcttttgggaaactagGCACAgggatctccaaccctgttcttggagcgCTACCCTACCCTCCTGttggttttcaatccaaccccagttgtaactaacttgAATAAATGTaccaaccagctaattattagaatcaatTGTGCTACATTAGGGCTGGAGCCACAACCTACAGGACGGTCGCACTCCAGGAACAGAGATGGAGACATTGGCGGATTGGCCTTCTGGCAATTCTGGTATATGCCAGAAGGGCCGGATCACCTTTTATTGGGGTggattggtaaaaaaaaatctaaaaaatatatgcacacaacatgaccaaaggtatgtggccACCTACTTgttaaacatctcattccaaaatcatgggcattaatatggagttggtccccctttgcttctactcttctgggaaggctttcaaatcgatgttggaacactgctggagacttgcttccattcagcctcaagagcattagtgaggtcagcactgatgttggccgattaggcctggctcgcaggtGTTCGAtggatttgaggtcagggctctgtgcaggcctgtcaagttcttccacactgatctcaacaaaccattttcgTACAGACCTTgctgggcattgtcatgctaaaacaggaaaaggccttgcccaaactgttgccacaaagttgaaagcacagaatcgtctagaatgtcatcgtatgctgtagcgttaagatttcccttcactggaagtaaggggcctagcctgaaccatgaaaaacagccccagaacattattcctcccccaccaaactttacaattggcactatgcaatAGGCAGGTAGCAttgtcctggcatccgccaaacccagattagtccgtcagactgctagatggtgaagcgtgattcatcactccatagaACGCATTTCCACCGCTCAAGAGTCCAaaggcggcaagctttacaccactccagccgacgcttggatTTACGcagggtgatcttaggcttgtctgcggctgctcggccatggaaacccatttcatgaagctcccgccGAATAGTtgttgtgctgaagttgcttccagaggcagtttggaactcggtagtgagtgttacagacaatttttacgtgcttcagtactcagtggtcccgttctgtgagcttgtgtggcctaccacttcacggctgagccgttgttactcctagacgtttccacttcacaataacagcacttacagttgaccggggaagctctagatTTGCAGAAATttaacgaactgacttgttggaaaggtggcatcctatgatggtgccacattaagtcactgagctattcagtaaggtcattctactgccaatgtttgtctatggagattgcatggctgtgtgctcgattttatacacctgtcgtgGCTGAAAGAGCcaaatccattcatttgaaggggcatccacatacttttgtatatacagttgaagtcggaactttacatacaccttagccaaatacatttaatctcagtttttcacaattcctggcatttaaatccaagtaaaaaaattccctgtcttaggtcagttaggatcaccactctattttaagaatgtgaaatgtcagaataaaagtagagagaatgatttatttcagcttttatttctttcatcacattcccagtgggtcagaagcttacatacactcaactagtatttggtagcatttcctttcaattgtttaacttgggtcaaacgttccgggTCTTCGctgatttcatttcattttcccatgatgtctagcaaagaggcaccgagtttgaaggtaggccttgaattacattcacatgtacacctccaattaactcaaatgatgtcaattagcctatcagaagcttctaaagccatgacatcattttctggaattttccaagctgtttaaaggcacagtcaacttagtgtatgtaaacttctgacccactggaattgtgatacagtgaattataagtgaaataatctgtttgtaaacaattgttggaaaatttacttgtgtaacgcacaaagtagatgtcgtaaccgacttgctaaaactatagtttgttaacaagacatttgtgttgtggttgaaaaactagttttaatgactccaacttaagtgtatgtaaacttccgacttcaactgtatagtgcatgtgttcatcttatcatatttctTCAATGCGAAATCAGTGTCTTGTTTTCAAcgaaactgtccctgtttgcaaataattaaatGTGAGACATAATTTGTAATCAAAAGTTGCACTATACTTGCCCTATAGCTTAAGCAGTCATTAGATTGGCTTTTATGACACATAGGTAAGGCAATAGCCATCTACTAGACATTTATACAGTTCTTTTAATTAAAGTCATCATGTAGGCCTATTAAAAGAAAACATTGACTGCATCAATGCTAAATAATCCAAATGAATCTGTTAAAGGGGAAGTTGGGGGCTGTTTGtgtattttaattgttttatcaATGTTTAGGCTATTTGCTTCACttctaaaaaaaatatgaaaaaaatgtaaatctcATTGTCTCTTCAGCCAGTGAGGCTACTAGGGTTTCTGAACTGTAGCAAAGAGGAAGAGccacgtatctgccctctcatggGCTAGTGGTCGCATCTGATCTCACCTCCGACCTGCCATCCATATTTGAGGAGTTGCATTTCCATTGTTATAGCAGTCATTTGACTTGTCAATATATAAAATCATATTTGACTGAATTAACTAGGGATTCTTGTGTAGGTTTACATGACATATCCACCACCATTGGAGGCTGGAAAGTCCTACCGAAATTGTAATTCACTTATCGGAGGGCCTGTCAAATGAACCACAATGCTGGAAATCTGTCTGCATCCACAGAAACTAATCCCATCGCTCTATGACAAACACAGATGGTGTTATATCAAATTCAAtagaagaaaaaagagagagaggaagagagactgaCACAGATGTACTGCCAGTCCTTAATGTTTTGGCTGTATATGTAGCCTAATATTAAACACAGATATGTGGGCAGGGGGAAACACATGCACTATAATTTACAAGACATTATAAGCCAGTGGTCATCTATAAGAAAAAGAGGATAGGATTGAAAGGCAGCGCTGCTCTCGGGTAAGCTTTCACCGTTCAAATGtttccttaacattagaattatttcaCAGAGAGCGAGAGTATTATTCAGAGAGCGATAAACACAATGACAGACGCAACACCCCGGAGGTGCAAATTAGAGCCacccaaaaaaaaaatcaaaaaaccgCTCAAAAGCAAAAGAAAACTTTGTTGTCGTACACTTAACATTGTCAGGTTCTTGGTTTACCTCAAATGTTCTATTGAATAATTTTGATAAAGCTTCTGTTGTATTATTTGTCTAGCACTGCAAAAGGCAAAGCCATAAGGGTTAATTAATGTAATAATGGGGTTAGTGTTGCCTAGACATTGGTAAGTTTAACTTGCTACACCCAGTGCTCTGTTATGAAAGGTTAAACTAATCTCATTTGAAAGCTTTTGCATTGAAATAATTAAACATACCGAACACAAGCTGGATATAATTATCTTGTAAACTAAGTCCTTCACAGTATTTACTGAAAATCAAAAGtattgcatttttattttttccacattttcacaATGTCTTGCAGTTGAACATTTGCATAACTTAACttgtttgtttctgtttttttACAGCTGGAGAACTCCAGAAGAATGGTTGTCTTCAAATCCGTTGGACCCTTTCCACTTCTATTATGGTGGATAAATATGGATTTTTATGAATGTGTGGAGGAATAAGAGGTGTTTCATGGAGTTGTGTGAAATGCATCAAACACGATTTGAAACGGAATTGGCATatctggacactctctttctaaaTGTATCCGcctccattgttgcaacccctattaccagtctgttcaaccgctctttcgtatcgtccaagatccctaaagattggaaagctgccgcggtcatccccctcttcaaagggggtgacactctagacccaaactgttatagacctatatccattctgccctgcctttctaaagtcttcgaaagccaagttaataaacagatcactgatcatttcaaatcccaccgttccttctccgctgtgcaatccggtttccgagctagtcatgggtgcacctcagccacgctcaagggactaaacgatatcataaccgccatcgataaaagacagtactgtgcagccgtcttcatcgacctggccaaggctttcgactctgtcaatcaccacattcttatcggcagactcaatagccttggtttctcaaatgactgcctcgcctggttcaccaactacttcgcagacagagttcagtgtgacaaatgagagggcctgttgtccggacctctggaagtctctatgggggtaccacagggttcaattctcgggccgactcttttctctgtttatATATCAACGatttcgctcttgctgcgggtgattccctgatccacttctacgcagacgacaccattctgtatacatctggcccttctttggacactgtgttaactaaccttcaaacgagcttcaatgccatacaaaactccttctgtggcctccaactgctcttaaacactagtaaaaccaaatgcatgcttttcaactgttcgctgcccgcacccgcccgcccgactagcatcactactctggacggttctgacctagaatacgtggacaactacaaatatttaggtgtctggctagactgtaaactctccttccagactcatattaaacatctccaatccaaaatcaaatctagaatcggctttctattttgcaacaaatgctccttcactcacgccgccaaacataccctcgtaaaactgaccatcctacctccaacactctactcaacaaattggatgcagtctatcacagtgccatccgttttgtcaccaaagccccatatactacccaccactgccacctgtacgctctcgttggctggccctcgcttcatactcgtcgccaaacccactggctccaggtcatctacaagtctctgctaggtaaagccccgccttatctcagctcactggtcaccatagcagcacccactcatagcacacgctccagtaggtatatctcactggtcacccccaaagccaattcctcctttggccatctttccttccagttctctgctgccaatgactggaacgaactgcaaaaatcactgaagctggagactcatttctccctcactagctttaagcacaagctgtcagagcagctcacagatcactgcacctgtacatagcccatctgtaaacagcccatacagctacctcatccccatactgtatttatttatcttgctcctttgcaccccagtatcactacttgcacattcatcttctgcacatctaccattccagtgtttaattgctattttttaattacttcgccaccatggcctgtttattgccttaactcccttatcttactcactgtatatagactttttttcatctgtattattgactgttttgtttattccatgtgtaactgtgttgttgtatgtgtcgaactgctatgctttatctgtCTGGACCAGCGACGGTGGGTACAAACCCAACgtcgacgttgttgccggtgatgacctgccttacaacaggcctacaagccctcagtccagcctctctcagcctattgcagacagtctgagcactgagagggattgtgcgttcctggtgtaactcaggcagttgttgccatcctgtaccggtcccgcaggtgtgattttcagatgtaccgatcgtgtgcaggtgttgttacacatgatctgccactgtgaggacgatcagctgtccgtcctgtagcaggcgtctcacagtaaggacattgcaatttattgccctggccacatctggtCTTCACACCTCCTTGctggcacattcacacagatgagtagggactctgggcatctttcttttggtgtttttccagagtcagtagaaaggcctctttagttaTCATAACTTTCACCTTAATTGCCcttgtctgtaagctgttactgtcttaaccgttccacaggtgcatgttcattagttgtttaagcatttcactgtaaggtcgacacctgttgtattcggctcatgtgacaatgAAGATCTGTTTAGTTATTCAGATTTAAGaatcatctttgaaagacagggtactgaaaaaggggcgtttctttttttgctgagttttgtaCCAAAACAttatgtcagcaatcaagttataTCTTAACTTTCAAGATACAGAATCAGGGAGTTGAGGAACTTCATTTTAGACCTGGGCATTACAAAAGCTCATGCTAGTCAATGAACAAAATACACAAGACAAAAACCTTAATCTAGATATTTTTTTATCATCCAGAATGCATTTGGGCAGGAAAGTCAGTCCAGTTGAGAGTTACACCATCAGTCAAGAAGCTTTTCCTTTATGTTGAGAGGACCAACAGAAATGTCCTGCTCCCACTGGAAACCTAAGAGCAGAAGACCATGTCTATATAGGGAGAACTCAGAATCAAACTTCACAAAAGCattgtttctcagtcaattcctGGGTGACTCAGTGGGTGCACTTTTTTGTTCCAGCCAAGCACTGACCACCAATTTAGCCAAAGGTTTAGGTGAATCAAGTACCTAGGTATTGGAGTAggacaaaaatgtgcacccccaGGGAGGCATCCAGGAATGGATTGAGCAACACTGGACTGAAGTGCACATGTACCTGGAGCCGGTTCCCTTCTCATGCCACAGTCTGTGTCACAACAGCCACACACCTGGTCTTTCTTACTGGCCTCGCTCCATCTATTGAAAAGAGAGTGTTGCATATAGTACGTACAAGCAAAGTGCACACCCTGCCATATATACCCAGACTTACCCATTCGAGAAGGAACAAGCCTTGTTCTCATGATCAATTGGGGCTGAAGCTGTTGTGGCTTTCAGGAGGCAAGTAATGTATAGCTGTTGAAATGACATTTGTTGAAGTCGCAGCATTGGTACCACATAAGAATTAGTAGATTTGACACCAATTTAAAGCAACGTCATGTTGGGTACAACAAGCCATATTGGGCATACTATACTTAATTTATGATTGAAGCTCAACAAACCTGCCAATTCTATACATTTAGACATTCCGAAGCTAATTTGCACTAGATCTCAGGATTAACTACTCACTGAGCCAGTGTTCACAACATGAAACCTAAAGGCTTCTATCTGGAACTGGAGCGTGTCATCCATGGTGCGAGGTATGAACTGGGACCTGGAGCCTGTCAGCTTGGTGTCGACCAGACAACTGAAggccacaaacaaacaaaattagGCTACCGACACTGCTGAAACTCTGGAGGGATGCCATTCAAGATGGCTGTTGATCTGAAGTGTGGGCAGGTGGAGGGAATGGGAAATGCTTTTCTTAGCAGATTAAAGCAAACAATTAGTCCTTGATCTAGATCAAGTACCTTACAAAGGATACTCACCCACGGTTCTCGATGAAGGCATATCTTGGGACAGTGTTGGTGTTTGGGATGACTGTGGCTACACAGTTGTCCACAAAGACTCGGAGGGGCACATGGTAGAACTGGACGACAGAAGCTTCAAAGTTAATATTATCTCCAAGGACGTACTCTTTGCTGGGTCTCTCCAACTGCCAGTTGTCTGCGAAGACAAGGGCACAGTCCAATACTCATTCCAAGTCAGATGTACAGACCCTGCTCTAGTTTATCAGCAGTGTGGCTTTATCATGGCAAATATAACTGCCATCCTTTTGTACTCTGGGGTAGCCACCTCATTCCAATAACTCAGTGGCGGTTACATTTGCCAGTTGGCACTACCATAGTTTACAAACAAGTGCAGAGACAGCACTTAAGTCAGTGCCTGTCAAGAGCAATGCCAATATGGCAAGGACAAGCAGTTACTAACCAGTCATTAGCCTCAGGGAGAAGTAGAGGAGCTCCTCTGCAACCTTAGTGGAGGCATAGGGATTCCAGGTGGGCTTCACTGAATCACTGCTCACATCATGCTTTCTGTAAAGGAGTCTTTAAATGTGAAACCAACTGGCCAAGGAAGTGTATCCAAAGTTGATTGAACTgaagaaaacaaaaaacacaatgcaGGTGTAGTCAACTCACCTTTGATAGTGGCACTCAACCCAGACCACCACTTCTCTAGTCCGAACAATGGGGCTGCTGCCCAGGGTGGCTGGTGTATAACGGAGTGTGAAGACATAGACAAGTGAATCTTCAATCATCTGGAATCAGAGCAGCAAATGGCATTGTAAGAAAATCAATGGTAGTCAACCTAGAAAAGTCATAACGATGCTAATGCTCAATGTTACCGTCAGAGTGCTGCCACATCCGTGCAGCTCAGTGACAAAGATCAGAACTTGAGCGGAAGCATCCTCCCCAGTGACAGCACAGCCTCCCAAGGTAAGATCCGCTGGGTGAATGAGTTGGCCGATACCGAGCAGATCTCGCTTGACTTCCACACGAGCAGCAGTCTCCCCACAttgaactgcaacgctactggcaGGCACAGGCAGCGGTCTCTGCTCATCAATAGCCAACTGCACCTCTTTGACTGGATCTTCAGGAAATCTCCAGGTCAAAGGCTCATTGAAGGTCTGCTTTGACTGGAGGAAAGGGTTTTGAACTTGCGTCGGTGTCTGGACCCTGGAGGGCCATTGCACAGGCCTTGGTTGAAATCTGGCTGGTTCTTGAGCAGGCCTATACTGTGGAACAAATCTCCCAGGGGCATGTGCCACTTGGCTCCGAGATTCCGCTTCCCGATAAAGCTGCTGAACTGTAGCTGAACAGCCAAAGGTAAGAAGTAGGAGGAATGTAATACAGAATGCCATTATTCTCTAGTTTCTAGTGTCAATTGTAGATATTTCTTTGACATTTGCAATAACTACAGTGTCTCTGAACAGCCATTTTGTATCCCTTTGTCTTAGTTTGACTCCACCCCTTGTTTGATTTACCTAATGATGTTCCAGACATGTTACACAGCTGCACATATACTACAATCTGAACTGGAtgtatctcaatactctgaagtATCTTCATTTATAATAGGGATggtcaactccagtcctcggggcctgattggtgtcacacttttgcaccagccccagctaacacacctgactccaataatcaactaatcataaTATTTAGTTTAAAATacaattagtttaatcagctgtgttatCTAGGGATGTGGAAGAAGTGTGACATCACTCTGGCCACTGAGGACTGAAGTGGCCCATTCTTGATTTATGATGTCCTTGGAACGGTTTCCTGATAGCAATGGCATTTAGCCTTATGAGTTTTTTAATGATGCATCTTCCCCACAACGGCCGAAGATGTAACACATGTTTCCCAAAACAACACGCCGAGAGAATGGTCACTAAGTGCATTGTTGAAGTATGTGTCGATACTGATGGGATCAAAAGAAAGTGAAAACTTTCTCCATTCAAAATTTGTCTTAACATTTGAATTGACGGATCAATTCCTAGAGAGATTATACCACcttatggctgcaaatattgaggcaggttattctaatgcttaccaaAAAAAATGCATTAAATCACTAATTTGCCCCATTGCGCCCGTTcggctacacatcatgaaatatattgaggcaAATTACAGGCAGTCTACAATTAGCAAAATAGaatatgaaatgtatttcaatatgattgaaataggccCACTCTTTATTTTAATGGTTGCTGTTTTCATTTGAATAATATTTTTATGTCatgtttgtatcaattgcaaagacacTTTATTTTggagtcaactttgttctgaagttatctgCAGTCATAGAGATAagataaaccatgtgattctatgtttagcggagatcttctgtgtagaaaGTGACACGGGAGGGTGCACTTAGCTGAAGTGTAAGGATGCACTTAGCTGTTCTGAGGCAAGCATTCGTTTACGAGTGTTATCAAGTACACCTTAATaatgatgcttttgggaaacagctcataGATTTAACTATGCTCCTACAAAGGTTCTAACAACGCACTttgccttaagatgcttttgggaaactagGCACAgggatctccaaccctgttcttggagcgCTACCCTACCCTCCTGttggttttcaatccaaccccagttgtaactaacttgAATAAATGTaccaaccagctaattattagaatcaatTGTGCTACATTAGGGCTGGAGCCACAACCTACAGGACGGTCGCACTCCAGGAACAGAGATGGAGACATTGGCGGATTGGCCTTCTGGCAATTCTGGTATATGCCAGAAGGGCCGGATCACCTTTTATTGGGGTGGATTGGTAAAAAAAAAGCTAAAAAATATATGCACAcaacatgaccaaaggtatgtggccACCTACTTGTTAAacatgtcattccaaaatcatgggcattaatatggagttggtccccctttgcttctactcttctgggaaggctttcaaatcgatgttggaacactgctggagacttgcttccattcagcctcaagagcattagtgaggtcagcactgatgttggccgattaggcctggctcgcaggtGTTCGAtggatttgaggtcagggctctgtgcaggcctgtcaagttcttccacaatgatctcaacaaaccattttcgTACAGACCTTgctgggcattgtcatgctaaaacaggaaaaggccttgcccaaactgttgccacaaagttgaaagcacagaatcgtctagaatgtcatcgtatgctgtagcgttaagatttcccttcactggaagtaaggggcctagcctgaaccatgaaaaacagccccagaacattattcctcccccaccaaactttacaattggcactatgcaatAGGCAGGTAGCAttgtcctggcatccgccaaacccagattagtccgtcagactgctagatggtgaagcgtgattcatcactccatagaACGCATTTCCACCGCTCAAGAGTCCAaaggcggcaagctttacaccactccagccgacgcttggatTTGCGCAGGGTGATCTTAGGCTCgtctgcggctgctcggccatggaaacccatttcatgaagctcccgccGAATAGCtgttgtgctgaagttgcttccagaggcagtttggaactcggtagtgagtgttgcagctgaggacagacaatttttacgcgcttcagcactcagtggtcctgttctgtgagcttgtgtggcctaccacttcacggctgagccgttgttactcctagacgtttccacttcacaataacagcacttacagttgaccggggaagctctagatTTGCAGAAATgtaacgaactgacttgttggaaaggtggcatcctatgacggtgccacgttaagtcactgagctattcagtaaggtcattctactgccaatgtttgtctatggagattgcatggctgtgtgctcgattttatacacctgtcgtgGCTGAAAGAGCcgaatccattcatttgaaggggcatccacatacttttgtatatacagttgaagtcagaactttacatacaccttagccaaatacatttaatctcagtttttttATATTCCTGACATTTAAGTCCTAgtaaaaaaattccctgtcttaggtcagttaggatcaccactctattttaagaatgtgaaatgtgagaataaaagtagagagaatgatttatttcagcttttatttctttcatcgcattcccagtgggtcagaagcttacatacactcaattagtatttggtagcatttcctttcaattgtttaacttgggtcaaacgttccgggtagccttccacaagcttcccacaataagttgggtgaattttggcccattcctcctgacagagctggtgtaattgagtcaggttcttaggcctccttgctcgcaagcgatttttcagttctgcccacaaattctctataggattgaggtcagggttttgtgatggccactccaataccttgactttgttgtccttaagccattttgccacaactttggaagtatgcttggggtgattgtacatttgaaagacccatttgtgaccaagctttaacttcctgactgatgtcttgagacgttgcttcaatatatccacatccttTCCTTCCTcgtgaagccatctattttgtgaagtgcaccagttcctactgcagcaaagcacctccacaacatgatgctgccacccccgtgcttcacgattgggatggtgttcttctgcttgcaagcctccccctttttcctccaaacataataatggtcattatggccaaacacttctttttttatttagtcagaccagaggacaattctccaaaaagtacgatctttgtccttaTGTTCAGTTGCAAACTGTAATGTAGCGTTTttaatggaggttttggagcggtggcttcttccttgctgagcggcctttgaggttatgttgatatcggactcgttttactgtggatatagatacttttgtacctgtttcctccagcatcttcacaaggtcctttgctgttgttctgggattgatttgcactttttgcacaaaagtacattcatctctaggagacagaacgcgtctccttcctgagaagtatgacgactgcgtggtcccaaggtttttgtacttgcgtactattttttgtacagatgaacatggtaccttcaggcttttggaaattgctcccaaggatgaaccagacttgtggaggtctacaattgtttttctgaggtcttcgctgatttcatttcattttcccatgatgtctagcaaagaggcggcgagtttgaaggtaggccttgaaatacattcacatgtacacctccaattgactcaaataatgtcaattagcctatcagaagcttctaaagccatgacatcattttctggaattttccaagctgtttaaaggcacagtcaacttagtgtatgtaaacttctgacccactggaattgtgatacagtgaattataagtgaaataatctgtctgtaaacaattgttggaaaatgtacttgtgtcacgcacaaagtagatgtcgtaaccgacttgctaaaactatagtttgttaacaagacatttgtgtagtggttgaaaaacgagttttaatgactccaacttaagtgtatgtaaacttccgacttcaactgtatagtgcatg comes from the Salmo trutta chromosome 4, fSalTru1.1, whole genome shotgun sequence genome and includes:
- the LOC115192757 gene encoding zona pellucida sperm-binding protein 3-like, which codes for MAFCITFLLLLTFGCSATVQQLYREAESRSQVAHAPGRFVPQYRPAQEPARFQPRPVQWPSRVQTPTQVQNPFLQSKQTFNEPLTWRFPEDPVKEVQLAIDEQRPLPVPASSVAVQCGETAARVEVKRDLLGIGQLIHPADLTLGGCAVTGEDASAQVLIFVTELHGCGSTLTMIEDSLVYVFTLRYTPATLGSSPIVRTREVVVWVECHYQRKHDVSSDSVKPTWNPYASTKVAEELLYFSLRLMTDNWQLERPSKEYVLGDNINFEASVVQFYHVPLRVFVDNCVATVIPNTNTVPRYAFIENRGCLVDTKLTGSRSQFIPRTMDDTLQFQIEAFRFHVVNTGSLYITCLLKATTASAPIDHENKACSFSNGWSEASKKDQVCGCCDTDCGMRREPAPGFQWEQDISVGPLNIKEKLLD